From one Mytilus trossulus isolate FHL-02 chromosome 10, PNRI_Mtr1.1.1.hap1, whole genome shotgun sequence genomic stretch:
- the LOC134688552 gene encoding protein mono-ADP-ribosyltransferase PARP15-like yields MSDKTFEPPATWTHMDEKENLKVVSLVSTDQEYKDVVKKFTDTARGVKVEFVKIERVQNKTLYQQYIAKKKSVDATNTPGHQNERLLWHGFAKDAMDSINRYGFNRSYCGKNLTAYGLGVYFAVEVAYSIRDTYSVPDENKHKRMFLCRVLVGEYAQGNQNVKVPPPKAAGSHILYDTVTDNMVAPAMFIIFHDSQAFPEYLVTFKKL; encoded by the exons atgtcAGATAAAACATTTGAGCCACCAGCAACATGGACACATATGGATGAGaaagaaaacttaaaagttgtatCACTAGTATCTACAGATCAAGAATATAAAGATGTTGTTAAGAAATTTACAGACACTGCACGTGGAGTAAAAGTGGAGTTTGTGAAG attGAAAGAGTTCAAAATAAAACCCTGTACCAACAATATATAGCTAAGAAGAAATCTGTTGATGCTACAAATACTCCAGGACATCAGAATGAAAGATTATTATGGCATGGATTTGCTAAGGATGCCATGGATAGTATAAATAGATATGGATTTAACAGGAGTTATTGTGGTAAAAATT TAACTGCATATGGACTTGGAGTATACTTTGCTGTGGAAGTAGCTTACTCCATTCGTGACACCTACTCTGTACCAGatgaaaacaaacacaaaagaATGTTTTTATGTCGTGTTTTAGTAGGAGAGTATGCACAGGGAAACCAAAATGTCAAAGTTCCTCCTCCAAAGGCTGCAGGAAGTCATATCCTGTATGATACTGTCACTGATAATATGGTAGCTCCTgcaatgtttattatatttcatgattCACAAGCATTTCCTGAGTATCTTGTTACCTTCAAGAAACTTTAG